From a region of the Streptomyces caniferus genome:
- a CDS encoding non-ribosomal peptide synthetase, translated as MERGTASSRPTAVAGGLSQDPAGTSPTDRCLHEVFQERVVGAPGATALVFGGVRVAYGELNERANRLARYLVGCGAGPGGVVAVCLERGPELVVALLAVLKSGAAYALLDPAFPDRRLVDLLGDTAAPLVVTDGAGAGRLSAGSCAVVSLDVVGAVVGGLDAGDLPCAAGPSDAACVMFTSGSTGRPKGVVAPHRAAVRMFFGQDFLDFGPDRIWLQCAPMSWDAFAFELWGALLHGGTCVLHPGPAPDPEVISELIAAHHITTSFLSTSLFNVMVDEHPAVLGSLREVLTGGEAVSPGHMARLLHAHPDVALIHAYGPVESMIFATCHRVTEADLRGTTVPIGTAVAHTTVHLLDERLRPVPAGATGELWIGGDGLALGYLGRPDLTAERFVAAPCAHGRRLYRTGDLARALPSGALEFVGRADDQVKIRGFRVEPDEVRAALLAHPAVGSAAVVAVRRGQGARQLVAYTVAAPGADAQEPAALREFLGRTLPEHMVPSAFVALDRLPLTPAGKLDRTGLPAPDWNASAASYVPPRSPQETVLARIWADVLGVERVGVEDDFLALGGDSILSMRIASRARAALGVPVPPRALFGTPTVAGLAAALTGTGTEGEGPDDAGRAPIPAAPREGARPLSYAQQRLWFLYEFGHGAVEYNTSVGLRLTGPLDAVALRGALSALADRHEMLRTTFDAVDGRGVQTVRAGLEPPLRTVSLAGPGEPGDPGEAGRRAELDRLLRADAELPFDLRQGPPCRALLVRVADGEHLLVLTLHHLVTDGWSMRVLVEELATLYAALCDEAAPGDAVLPALATRYADFSAWQRDRLSGPAFDARLAYWKRKLDGITPLRLPVDRTRAAVRATGGAAHRFTLPAALVAALRELGKENGATLFMTLAAGVQLLLSRYSGETDVAIGTVSSGRSRPELEQLVGFFVNTLVLRSEVAPTQDFAGFLGEVRATALEAFDAEDVPFDRVVEAVAPERDLSRNPLVEVVVALQQGLPPLPDAGGLHLTGYELPRHFSRFDLFVEFWPQGDALDCVIEYSTGLFDAATIETLGGYLRTLFEGVVEAPHRPMGELPLVPATDEHTAPVPAGDRAEGEALDRCLHEVFQERVVGAPGATALVFGGVRVAYGELNERANRLARYLVGCGAGPGGVVAVCLERGPDLVVALLAVLKSGAAYALLDPAFPDRRLVDLLGDTAAPLVVTDGAGAGRLSAGPCAVVSLDVVGAVVGGLDAGDLPCAAGPSDAACVMFTSGSTGRPKGVVSPHRAALRVVRGQDFVEFGPRHVWLQSAPMSWDAFALELWGALLHGGTCVLHPGSTPAPEVISELIAAHGVTTLWLSASLFNVMVDEYPAVLGAVEQVITGGEAASSVHVARALAEFPALRLVNGYGPVESMVFATTHRITPEDTRRPSVPIGRPIAHTTVHVLDDRMMPVAPGIPGELWIGGDGLALGYLDQPALTAERFVAAPFAPDQRLYRTGDLARTLPSGALEYLGRIDDQVKIRGFRIEPGEVRAALLGHPALTAAAVVAVQPESGPRRLVAYTVAQPGAVPPGAAALRDFLGRTLPSHMVPSAFVALDRLPLTPAGKLDHRALPAPADLPVGAGDYVAPRGRAEETLAGIWADVLGVEKVGAEDNFFELGGDSILSMQVVSRARAAGLTVHSKDVFLRQTVASLAAAALADGAADPTAPPRTEATGDVPLTPVQHWFFAHHRAGPEHFDQYVVLELDPAADRGALAAAVAALPRQHDALRSRFTRVDGQWRQHTAPAGADGATLRSCDLSGLDAPEQDAAVRAWAEGPEARFRLAEDRKFTAVLFERGTGRAPQLLLSAHHLAVDGVSWRILAEDLETGYQQAAAGRAVDLGPGTTSFREWALRLARHTADGGFAAEAAHWDAVTAAGDGPDGSGRLPADGHGPNTVASTRTVTVQLTTEETRALLQEVPAVYRTRIDEILLSAYGRVLARWTGSPRTLIDLEGHGREEIFDDIDLTRTVGWFTSLYPVGLTVDPAADWATTVKSVKEQLRAVPGRGLGHGALRHLGGPDAPMGQPGGAVPQISFNYLGRFDTGTATGSLLRAGGEGVQLTGHPGEQRPHLLDAVSRVESGRLSMTWYYSAHVHDEDTVERLARETAEALREIVRHCADPAAGGVTPSDFPLAGLDQATLDRVAGDGRALEDLYPLTPMQSGMLFHSMAEPEQPLYLEQISFVLDGVADPQLLGRAWQQVVDRTPVLRTCVVRDGLTEPLQAVHRAVVLPVSRLDWRGLAGDDARRAALDELFDRDRAAGLDLSAAPLMRVTLAALPEDAVQVLWTFHHLLLDGWSAFQVLSDVFECYGALRQADTDGGVAAPALPFRPPFRDHVAWLAGQDTEAAEEFWRRALWGFAAPTALPYDRQPGGPHHSRSSGRLGLALTAELSLGLNTLAREHRLTVNSLVQGAWALLLSRYSGERDVVFGATVSGRPAELAGAEAIHGIFINTLPVRVEVDDSAPLVPWLARLQAGQAESRGHEHLPLARVQATAEVRSGGGLFESVLIFENYPIDEGAGRAHGLRLRDLYAEVETTNYPLAVTVYPGERLTFSFAYDPDLFDEESVRVLSGRLREVLAAAAADPARTLRELPWLAPDERRALLDAGTGPVRDLGAATVVGLLAEQAARTPADTALVHGRESVSYRELDERSNRLARELIARGIGPEDLVAVAAAPSVDLVTGLLGVLKAGAAYVPVDPDHPAERIAHVLEDAAPALVLADSASRAVLPAEGLLLVDGAGSTGAGAARACGPVGDGERRVPLDPAHPAYVIYTSGSTGRPKGVVVEHRSFADYVGWAAVAYPGAAGTAVLHSPVTFDLTVTALYTPLIRGGRVLIGGLEDIAATPGRARGCSLLKVTPSHLALLGTLADELLPSGQLVVGGEQLLGEVLEQWRRAHPRVTVINEYGPTEATVGCMEFRIEPGGRAEPGPVPVGRARDNTLVRVLDAGLRPVPAGVPGELYVAGAGLARGYVRRPGMTAERFVADPYGPAGSRMYRTGDIARWRPDGELEFLGRVDDQVKVRGYRIEPGEIESALLAHPLVSEAVVVATGGDGDGGSGHKRLTGYVVPAEGRQPDPRELREHTAVSLPGYMVPAAVVVLDALPLTPNGKLDRAALPGPPTAADTDDHVPPGTPTEEALAELWAALLGVARVGVHDNFFDLGGDSILSIQTVLRMKVAFGLDLSPRDVMTAPTVAQLALVVEDRILAELEQAALAGPEGDGPPAP; from the coding sequence ATGGAACGCGGTACGGCATCCTCGCGACCGACGGCCGTGGCAGGCGGGCTCTCCCAGGACCCGGCCGGCACATCCCCCACCGACCGTTGTCTGCATGAGGTGTTCCAGGAGCGGGTGGTGGGGGCGCCGGGTGCGACGGCTTTGGTGTTCGGTGGGGTGCGGGTGGCCTATGGGGAGTTGAACGAGCGGGCCAATCGGCTGGCGCGGTATCTGGTGGGGTGCGGTGCGGGGCCGGGTGGTGTGGTCGCGGTGTGTCTGGAGCGTGGCCCGGAGCTGGTGGTGGCGCTGTTGGCGGTGCTGAAGTCGGGTGCGGCGTATGCGTTGTTGGATCCGGCGTTTCCGGATCGTCGGTTGGTGGATCTGCTGGGTGACACGGCGGCGCCGTTGGTGGTGACCGATGGGGCGGGGGCCGGCCGGTTGTCGGCGGGTTCGTGTGCGGTGGTGTCGCTGGACGTGGTGGGGGCGGTTGTCGGGGGGTTGGATGCGGGGGATCTGCCGTGTGCGGCGGGTCCGTCGGATGCGGCCTGTGTGATGTTCACGTCCGGCTCCACCGGCCGCCCCAAGGGCGTCGTCGCACCGCACCGGGCCGCCGTGCGCATGTTCTTCGGGCAGGACTTCCTGGACTTCGGACCCGACCGGATCTGGCTGCAGTGCGCCCCGATGTCCTGGGACGCGTTCGCCTTCGAGCTGTGGGGAGCCCTGCTGCACGGCGGGACCTGCGTCCTGCACCCGGGCCCGGCGCCCGACCCCGAGGTGATCTCCGAGCTGATCGCCGCGCACCACATCACCACCTCCTTCCTGTCGACGAGCCTGTTCAATGTGATGGTCGACGAGCACCCGGCCGTCCTGGGCTCGCTGCGCGAGGTGCTGACCGGCGGCGAAGCGGTGTCCCCGGGGCACATGGCCCGGCTGTTGCACGCCCACCCGGACGTGGCGCTGATCCACGCGTACGGCCCGGTGGAGAGCATGATCTTCGCCACCTGCCACCGCGTCACCGAGGCGGACCTGCGGGGGACGACGGTGCCGATCGGCACGGCCGTCGCGCACACCACCGTGCACCTTCTCGACGAGCGGCTGCGCCCGGTGCCGGCCGGTGCGACGGGCGAGCTGTGGATCGGCGGGGACGGCCTGGCGCTCGGCTACCTCGGCCGTCCCGATCTGACCGCCGAACGGTTCGTCGCCGCGCCCTGCGCCCACGGCCGACGGCTCTACCGCACCGGCGACCTGGCCCGCGCGCTCCCCTCGGGGGCGCTCGAATTCGTCGGCCGCGCCGACGACCAGGTCAAGATCCGCGGCTTCCGCGTGGAGCCGGACGAGGTGCGCGCCGCCCTGCTGGCCCACCCGGCCGTCGGTTCGGCCGCGGTCGTCGCCGTCCGGCGCGGCCAGGGGGCCCGGCAGCTGGTGGCCTACACCGTCGCCGCGCCCGGTGCCGACGCACAGGAGCCCGCCGCACTGCGGGAGTTCCTCGGCCGGACGCTGCCGGAGCACATGGTCCCCAGCGCCTTCGTCGCGCTGGACCGCCTGCCGCTCACCCCGGCCGGAAAGCTCGACCGCACCGGTCTCCCCGCCCCCGACTGGAACGCGTCGGCCGCCTCGTACGTCCCCCCGCGCTCGCCGCAGGAGACCGTCCTCGCGCGGATCTGGGCCGACGTACTGGGGGTGGAGCGGGTCGGCGTCGAGGACGACTTCCTCGCGCTCGGCGGCGACTCCATCCTGAGCATGCGCATCGCCTCCCGGGCCCGTGCCGCGCTCGGTGTGCCGGTGCCGCCCCGGGCACTGTTCGGCACGCCCACCGTCGCGGGCCTCGCGGCCGCCCTGACCGGGACCGGCACGGAGGGCGAGGGCCCGGACGATGCGGGCCGGGCCCCGATCCCGGCGGCGCCGCGCGAGGGCGCCCGCCCGCTCTCGTACGCCCAGCAACGCCTGTGGTTCCTCTACGAGTTCGGGCACGGCGCGGTCGAGTACAACACGTCCGTCGGGCTGCGGCTGACCGGCCCGCTGGACGCCGTGGCGCTGCGCGGCGCCCTGAGCGCGCTGGCCGACCGGCACGAGATGCTGCGCACCACCTTCGACGCGGTCGACGGACGCGGGGTGCAGACCGTGCGGGCCGGCCTGGAACCGCCGCTGCGCACCGTGTCCCTGGCCGGCCCGGGAGAACCGGGCGACCCGGGCGAGGCCGGGCGGCGGGCGGAGCTGGACCGGCTGCTGCGCGCGGACGCCGAGCTGCCGTTCGACCTGCGGCAGGGCCCGCCGTGCCGGGCGCTGCTGGTCCGGGTGGCCGACGGGGAGCACCTGCTGGTCCTCACCCTGCACCACCTCGTCACCGACGGGTGGTCCATGCGGGTACTCGTCGAGGAGCTGGCCACGCTCTACGCGGCGCTGTGCGACGAGGCGGCCCCTGGGGACGCCGTGCTGCCCGCCCTGGCGACGCGCTACGCCGACTTCTCGGCATGGCAGCGCGACCGCCTGTCGGGCCCGGCGTTCGATGCCCGGCTCGCCTACTGGAAGCGGAAGCTCGACGGCATCACCCCGCTGCGGCTGCCCGTCGACCGCACCCGCGCCGCGGTGCGTGCCACGGGTGGTGCCGCGCACCGCTTCACGCTGCCCGCCGCGCTGGTCGCGGCCCTGCGGGAGCTCGGCAAGGAGAACGGTGCCACGCTGTTCATGACGCTGGCCGCGGGTGTGCAGCTGTTGCTGTCGCGCTACAGCGGCGAGACCGACGTGGCGATCGGCACCGTGTCCTCGGGGCGCTCCCGCCCCGAGCTGGAGCAGCTGGTCGGCTTCTTCGTGAACACCCTCGTCCTGCGCTCCGAGGTGGCGCCGACGCAGGACTTCGCCGGATTCCTCGGCGAGGTGCGGGCGACGGCGCTGGAGGCTTTCGACGCCGAGGACGTGCCGTTCGACCGGGTGGTCGAGGCGGTTGCGCCCGAGCGCGACCTCAGCCGGAACCCGCTGGTCGAGGTCGTGGTGGCGCTCCAGCAGGGGCTGCCGCCGCTGCCGGACGCCGGCGGGCTGCACCTCACCGGGTACGAACTCCCCCGGCACTTCTCGCGGTTCGACCTGTTCGTGGAGTTCTGGCCGCAGGGCGACGCGCTGGACTGCGTGATCGAATACAGCACCGGGCTCTTCGACGCCGCCACGATCGAGACCCTGGGCGGCTATCTGCGCACCCTTTTCGAGGGCGTGGTGGAGGCGCCGCACCGCCCGATGGGCGAACTCCCGCTCGTGCCCGCCACCGACGAGCACACCGCGCCGGTGCCCGCCGGCGACCGCGCCGAGGGCGAGGCGCTCGACCGTTGTCTGCATGAGGTGTTCCAGGAGCGGGTGGTGGGGGCGCCGGGTGCGACGGCGTTGGTGTTCGGTGGGGTGCGGGTGGCCTATGGGGAGTTGAACGAGCGGGCCAATCGGCTGGCGCGGTATCTGGTGGGGTGCGGTGCGGGGCCGGGTGGTGTGGTCGCGGTGTGTCTGGAGCGTGGCCCGGACTTGGTGGTGGCGCTGTTGGCGGTGCTGAAGTCGGGTGCGGCGTATGCGTTGTTGGATCCGGCGTTTCCGGATCGTCGGTTGGTGGATCTGCTGGGTGACACGGCGGCGCCGTTGGTGGTGACCGATGGGGCGGGGGCCGGCCGGCTGTCGGCGGGGCCGTGTGCGGTGGTGTCGCTGGACGTGGTGGGGGCGGTTGTCGGGGGGTTGGACGCGGGGGATCTGCCGTGTGCGGCGGGTCCGTCGGATGCGGCCTGTGTGATGTTCACGTCCGGCTCCACCGGCCGCCCCAAGGGGGTGGTGTCCCCGCACCGGGCGGCGCTCCGGGTGGTGCGCGGCCAGGACTTCGTGGAGTTCGGCCCGCGGCACGTCTGGCTGCAGTCCGCCCCGATGTCCTGGGACGCGTTCGCCTTGGAGCTGTGGGGAGCGCTGCTGCACGGCGGGACCTGCGTCCTGCACCCGGGCTCGACGCCCGCCCCCGAGGTGATCTCCGAGCTGATCGCCGCGCACGGCGTCACCACGCTGTGGCTGTCCGCGAGCCTGTTCAACGTGATGGTCGACGAGTACCCGGCCGTCCTGGGCGCCGTCGAGCAGGTGATCACCGGCGGTGAGGCGGCCTCCTCCGTGCACGTCGCCCGGGCACTGGCCGAATTCCCCGCGCTGCGGCTGGTCAACGGCTACGGCCCGGTGGAGAGCATGGTCTTCGCGACCACCCACCGCATCACCCCCGAGGACACCCGGCGCCCCTCGGTGCCGATCGGACGACCGATCGCGCACACCACCGTGCACGTCCTCGACGACCGGATGATGCCGGTCGCGCCGGGCATCCCCGGCGAGCTGTGGATCGGCGGCGACGGTCTGGCGCTCGGCTACCTCGACCAGCCCGCGCTGACGGCCGAACGGTTCGTCGCCGCGCCGTTCGCCCCCGACCAGCGGCTCTACCGCACCGGCGACCTGGCCCGCACGCTCCCCTCGGGGGCGTTGGAGTACCTCGGCCGGATCGACGACCAGGTCAAGATCCGCGGCTTCCGCATCGAGCCGGGCGAGGTGCGCGCCGCGCTGCTCGGGCATCCCGCGCTCACCGCGGCCGCGGTCGTCGCCGTCCAGCCGGAATCCGGCCCCAGGCGGCTGGTCGCCTACACCGTCGCCCAGCCCGGTGCCGTCCCGCCCGGCGCCGCCGCGCTGCGTGATTTCCTGGGCCGGACGCTGCCGTCGCACATGGTCCCCAGCGCCTTCGTCGCGCTGGACCGCCTGCCGCTCACCCCGGCCGGAAAGCTCGACCACCGTGCCCTGCCGGCGCCCGCCGACCTGCCCGTGGGCGCGGGGGACTACGTCGCGCCGCGCGGCCGGGCCGAGGAGACGCTCGCCGGGATCTGGGCGGACGTCCTGGGGGTCGAGAAGGTCGGCGCCGAGGACAACTTCTTCGAGCTCGGCGGCGACTCCATCCTCAGCATGCAGGTCGTGTCCCGGGCCCGTGCGGCCGGTCTGACCGTGCACTCCAAGGACGTCTTCCTGCGGCAGACCGTCGCGTCGCTGGCGGCCGCGGCACTCGCGGACGGCGCCGCCGACCCCACCGCACCGCCCCGGACCGAGGCCACCGGGGACGTCCCGCTGACGCCCGTGCAGCACTGGTTCTTCGCCCATCACCGGGCGGGCCCCGAGCACTTCGACCAGTACGTGGTCCTCGAACTGGACCCGGCCGCCGACCGCGGCGCACTGGCGGCGGCCGTCGCCGCGCTCCCCCGGCAGCACGACGCGCTGCGCAGCCGCTTCACCCGCGTCGACGGACAGTGGCGGCAGCACACCGCCCCCGCGGGCGCGGACGGCGCCACGCTGCGCAGCTGCGATCTCTCCGGTCTGGACGCACCGGAGCAGGACGCGGCGGTACGCGCCTGGGCCGAGGGACCGGAGGCCAGGTTCCGCCTGGCGGAGGACCGCAAGTTCACCGCCGTCCTCTTCGAACGCGGCACCGGACGGGCCCCGCAACTCCTGCTCAGCGCCCACCACTTGGCGGTCGACGGCGTCTCCTGGCGGATCCTGGCCGAGGACCTGGAGACCGGCTACCAGCAGGCCGCGGCGGGCCGGGCGGTCGACCTGGGACCGGGCACCACCTCGTTCCGGGAGTGGGCCCTGCGGCTGGCGCGGCACACCGCCGACGGCGGATTCGCGGCGGAGGCCGCCCACTGGGACGCCGTCACCGCGGCCGGTGACGGCCCGGACGGCTCCGGGAGGCTGCCGGCCGACGGCCACGGGCCCAACACCGTCGCCTCCACCCGGACCGTGACCGTCCAGCTGACCACAGAGGAGACCCGGGCCCTGCTCCAGGAGGTCCCCGCGGTCTACCGCACCCGCATCGACGAGATCCTGCTCAGCGCCTACGGCCGGGTGCTGGCCCGGTGGACGGGCAGCCCGCGCACCCTCATCGACCTGGAGGGCCACGGGCGCGAGGAGATCTTCGACGACATCGACCTGACGCGTACCGTCGGCTGGTTCACCAGCCTGTACCCGGTGGGACTCACCGTCGATCCCGCCGCGGACTGGGCCACCACGGTCAAGTCCGTCAAGGAGCAGCTGCGCGCCGTCCCCGGCCGCGGTCTGGGACACGGCGCGCTGCGCCACCTCGGCGGGCCGGACGCCCCCATGGGGCAGCCCGGAGGGGCCGTCCCGCAGATCAGCTTCAACTACCTCGGCCGGTTCGACACCGGCACCGCCACCGGGTCGCTGCTGCGCGCCGGTGGCGAGGGCGTCCAGCTCACCGGGCACCCCGGGGAGCAGCGGCCGCACCTGCTGGACGCGGTCAGCCGCGTGGAGTCCGGCCGGCTCTCGATGACCTGGTACTACTCCGCCCACGTGCACGACGAGGACACCGTGGAGCGGCTGGCGCGCGAGACCGCCGAGGCGCTGCGGGAGATCGTCCGGCACTGCGCCGACCCCGCCGCGGGCGGCGTCACCCCGTCCGACTTCCCGCTGGCCGGACTCGACCAGGCGACGCTCGACCGGGTGGCCGGCGACGGCCGCGCCCTTGAGGACCTCTACCCGCTGACCCCGATGCAGAGCGGCATGCTCTTCCACAGCATGGCGGAACCGGAGCAGCCGCTGTATCTGGAGCAGATCTCCTTCGTGCTGGACGGTGTGGCCGATCCACAACTGCTCGGCCGGGCCTGGCAGCAGGTCGTCGACCGGACCCCGGTGCTGCGCACCTGCGTGGTCCGCGACGGACTCACCGAGCCGTTGCAGGCCGTGCACCGTGCGGTGGTGCTGCCGGTGAGCCGTCTGGACTGGCGGGGCCTCGCCGGGGACGACGCGCGCCGGGCCGCGCTGGACGAGCTGTTCGACCGGGACCGCGCGGCGGGCCTGGACCTCTCGGCCGCGCCGCTGATGCGGGTGACCCTCGCCGCGCTGCCCGAGGATGCGGTCCAGGTGCTGTGGACCTTCCACCACCTGCTGCTGGACGGCTGGAGCGCCTTCCAGGTGCTGTCCGACGTCTTCGAGTGCTACGGCGCGCTGCGGCAGGCGGACACCGACGGGGGCGTGGCGGCGCCGGCACTGCCCTTCCGCCCGCCGTTCCGCGACCACGTGGCCTGGCTCGCGGGCCAGGACACCGAGGCGGCCGAGGAGTTCTGGCGCCGGGCGCTGTGGGGCTTCGCCGCGCCCACCGCGCTGCCCTACGACCGCCAGCCCGGCGGTCCGCACCACAGCCGCTCCTCCGGCCGGCTGGGCCTCGCGCTGACCGCGGAGCTGTCCCTCGGGCTGAACACCCTGGCCAGGGAGCACCGGCTGACGGTCAACTCCCTGGTGCAGGGCGCCTGGGCGCTGCTGCTGTCGCGGTACAGCGGCGAGCGGGACGTCGTCTTCGGCGCGACCGTCTCCGGCCGCCCGGCCGAGCTGGCCGGGGCGGAGGCCATCCACGGGATCTTCATCAACACCCTGCCGGTCCGCGTCGAGGTGGACGACAGCGCTCCGCTGGTGCCCTGGCTGGCGCGGCTGCAGGCCGGACAGGCGGAGTCCCGCGGCCATGAGCACCTGCCGCTGGCCCGGGTCCAGGCCACCGCCGAGGTGCGGAGCGGCGGCGGCCTCTTCGAGAGCGTCCTCATCTTCGAGAACTACCCGATCGACGAGGGGGCCGGCCGCGCCCACGGACTGCGGCTGCGCGACCTGTACGCCGAGGTCGAGACGACCAACTACCCGCTCGCCGTGACGGTGTACCCGGGTGAGCGGCTGACGTTCAGCTTCGCCTACGACCCGGACCTGTTCGACGAGGAGTCGGTGCGGGTGCTGTCCGGCCGGCTGCGGGAGGTGCTGGCCGCGGCGGCGGCGGACCCCGCACGGACCCTGCGCGAGCTGCCGTGGCTGGCACCGGACGAGCGCCGGGCCCTGCTGGACGCCGGCACCGGCCCGGTGCGCGACCTCGGCGCCGCGACGGTCGTGGGGCTGCTGGCCGAGCAGGCCGCCCGTACCCCCGCGGACACCGCGCTCGTCCACGGCCGGGAGAGCGTCTCCTACCGGGAGCTGGACGAGCGGTCCAACCGGCTGGCGCGCGAGCTGATCGCCCGCGGCATCGGGCCCGAGGACCTGGTGGCGGTGGCCGCGGCCCCGTCGGTGGACCTGGTGACCGGGCTGCTGGGCGTCCTGAAGGCGGGCGCCGCCTATGTGCCGGTCGATCCGGACCACCCGGCGGAGCGCATCGCCCACGTCCTCGAGGACGCGGCGCCCGCCCTGGTGCTCGCCGACTCCGCGTCCCGGGCGGTGCTCCCGGCCGAGGGGCTGCTGCTCGTCGACGGCGCGGGCAGCACCGGGGCCGGGGCCGCCCGCGCCTGTGGTCCGGTGGGGGACGGTGAGCGCAGGGTGCCGCTGGATCCGGCTCATCCGGCGTATGTGATCTACACGTCGGGTTCCACCGGGCGTCCCAAGGGTGTGGTGGTCGAGCATCGTTCCTTTGCCGACTACGTCGGCTGGGCGGCGGTGGCGTATCCGGGTGCGGCCGGTACGGCCGTGCTGCATTCGCCGGTCACGTTCGACCTCACGGTCACGGCCCTGTACACGCCGCTGATCCGCGGCGGCCGGGTGCTGATCGGCGGACTGGAGGACATCGCGGCCACGCCCGGCCGGGCGCGCGGGTGTTCTCTGCTGAAGGTGACCCCCTCGCATCTGGCGCTGCTGGGCACCCTCGCCGACGAGCTGCTGCCGTCCGGCCAACTCGTGGTCGGTGGCGAGCAGTTGCTCGGCGAGGTGCTCGAACAGTGGCGCCGGGCACATCCGCGGGTCACCGTGATCAACGAGTACGGCCCGACCGAGGCGACCGTCGGCTGCATGGAGTTCCGGATCGAGCCCGGCGGGCGCGCCGAGCCCGGCCCGGTGCCGGTCGGCCGCGCCCGCGACAACACCCTCGTCCGCGTCCTGGACGCCGGTCTGCGGCCGGTGCCCGCCGGGGTGCCGGGGGAGCTGTACGTCGCGGGGGCGGGGCTGGCGCGCGGTTACGTCCGGCGCCCCGGTATGACCGCCGAGCGCTTCGTCGCCGATCCCTACGGCCCGGCCGGTTCCCGGATGTACCGCACCGGGGACATCGCCCGGTGGCGGCCCGACGGGGAGCTGGAGTTCCTCGGCCGGGTCGACGACCAGGTCAAGGTCCGCGGCTACCGCATCGAGCCGGGCGAGATCGAATCGGCCCTGCTGGCCCACCCGCTGGTCTCCGAGGCCGTGGTGGTCGCCACCGGAGGCGACGGCGACGGCGGGTCCGGCCACAAGCGCCTGACCGGCTATGTGGTGCCCGCCGAGGGCCGGCAGCCGGACCCGCGGGAACTGCGGGAGCACACCGCCGTCTCGCTGCCCGGCTACATGGTCCCGGCCGCCGTCGTCGTGCTCGACGCGCTGCCGCTGACGCCGAACGGGAAGCTCGACCGGGCGGCGCTGCCCGGACCGCCGACGGCCGCGGACACCGACGACCACGTCCCCCCGGGAACGCCCACCGAGGAGGCCCTCGCCGAGTTGTGGGCCGCACTCCTCGGCGTCGCACGCGTCGGTGTCCACGACAACTTCTTCGACCTCGGCGGCGACTCCATCCTCAGCATCCAGACCGTGCTGCGGATGAAGGTCGCGTTCGGCCTCGACCTGTCCCCCCGTGACGTGATGACCGCGCCCACCGTGGCCCAGCTCGCCCTGGTCGTCGAGGACCGGATCCTCGCCGAGCTGGAGCAGGCCGCCCTGGCGGGTCCTGAAGGCGACGGACCGCCCGCCCCCTAG
- a CDS encoding serine hydrolase domain-containing protein, whose amino-acid sequence MNVEELCGSLPALAREHGVPGGQFALHHKGETRSFVFGEEEAGGGVAVTGDAKFPVGSITKAFTAALAMLLVDEGDLELDAPVSELLTELRVPGTRSGTATTLRRLLSHSAGLPPGRDSDSLAGATRRGYLADCARMAPIETFGSSFSYSNVGYTVIGMLAEQAARMDWREALESILLRPLDIEPAYIAGPSERPYVPGHAARTAPARAVPVRQTLPAIEAPAGALALSALDLLAFGLLHTDDADGVPGLLEPDALAGMRTGVPGAEPFGLADGWGLGLSLYRADDGSHWTGHDGTADGTSCHLRIDPTGGTVVALTTNAHTGMAMWESLLEELRGHGLDVASYSYSAFRDPREKIPAPPGCLGRYVNGETEYLVGPGDGDELTLRLDGAPFARITVHEGLCFTLRELADGGMVYLGRFLRNPGTGGIDQIQVTGRRAQRV is encoded by the coding sequence ATGAACGTGGAAGAGCTGTGCGGGAGCCTGCCCGCGCTCGCACGTGAACACGGCGTGCCGGGCGGGCAGTTCGCCCTGCACCACAAGGGCGAGACCCGTTCCTTCGTGTTCGGCGAGGAAGAGGCCGGGGGTGGCGTGGCCGTGACCGGGGACGCCAAGTTCCCGGTCGGTTCGATCACCAAGGCGTTCACCGCCGCGCTGGCCATGCTGCTGGTCGACGAGGGCGACCTGGAACTCGACGCCCCGGTGTCCGAGCTGCTCACCGAGCTGCGGGTGCCGGGCACCCGTTCCGGCACCGCCACGACGCTGCGCCGGCTGCTCAGCCACAGCGCCGGGCTGCCGCCCGGCCGGGACTCCGACAGCCTGGCCGGCGCCACCCGCCGCGGCTACCTCGCCGACTGTGCCCGGATGGCGCCCATCGAGACGTTCGGCTCGTCGTTCTCGTACTCCAACGTCGGCTACACCGTCATCGGCATGCTCGCCGAGCAGGCCGCGCGGATGGACTGGCGGGAGGCGCTGGAGAGCATCCTGCTGCGGCCGCTGGACATCGAGCCCGCCTATATCGCGGGCCCCTCGGAGCGGCCGTACGTCCCCGGCCACGCGGCCCGGACCGCGCCGGCCCGTGCGGTGCCGGTCCGCCAGACGCTCCCCGCCATCGAGGCGCCGGCCGGGGCGCTCGCCCTCAGCGCCCTGGACCTGCTGGCCTTCGGCCTGCTCCACACCGACGACGCCGACGGCGTGCCGGGACTGCTGGAGCCGGACGCGCTGGCCGGGATGCGGACCGGTGTGCCCGGGGCCGAGCCGTTCGGACTCGCCGACGGCTGGGGACTCGGCCTGTCGCTGTACCGCGCCGACGACGGCTCGCACTGGACCGGTCACGACGGCACCGCCGACGGCACCTCCTGCCATCTGCGCATCGACCCGACGGGCGGCACCGTCGTCGCGCTGACCACGAACGCCCACACCGGCATGGCGATGTGGGAGAGCCTGCTGGAGGAGCTGCGGGGGCACGGCCTGGACGTGGCCAGCTACTCGTACTCCGCCTTCCGCGACCCGCGGGAGAAGATCCCCGCGCCGCCCGGCTGCCTGGGCCGCTACGTCAACGGCGAGACCGAGTACCTGGTCGGGCCGGGGGACGGGGACGAGCTGACGCTGCGGCTGGACGGGGCGCCGTTCGCCCGGATCACCGTCCATGAGGGCCTCTGCTTCACCCTGCGGGAGCTGGCCGACGGCGGCATGGTCTACCTCGGCCGCTTCCTGCGGAACCCCGGGACCGGCGGCATCGACCAGATCCAGGTCACCGGCCGGCGCGCACAGCGCGTCTAG